Genomic DNA from Etheostoma cragini isolate CJK2018 chromosome 7, CSU_Ecrag_1.0, whole genome shotgun sequence:
GGGCAGAGTAAACTGAGCCTGGAGGAAGCTCACACAGAAGTCAGACTGGCCTACATTAAATTAATACCATGATGATGGAAGGCACATCCATATGCTGCTTTACTGTGTTTGTCTATTTCCCTCCTTAAATTCCTCTCCTCTGCAGATCCCATGAGTTGCGGTCCAAGATTGTctccctgcagctgctgctgtctgtcctTCAGGGCGCCGGGCCGGTGTTCCGCACACATGAGATGTTTGTCAACGCCATCAAACAGTATCTGTGCGTGGCGCTGTCCAAAAATGGTGTCTCCTCTGTGCCTGAGGTCTTTGAGCTCTCTCTCGCTATCTTCCTCACCTTGCTCTCCCACTTCAAGGTCCACCTGAAGATGCAGATTGAGGTACAGACGCAGAGTCTCGTCTGTGTTATTTGTCTGGCAAAGCTAAGGCTGAAGAGGAAAATGTTACCTGTTGCTGCTTGTTTGATTAAAGAGTCACTTAATCTCCCGACTTATCTCCTGTCGTCCACGTTGTTTCAGGTGTTTTTCCGGGAGATCTTTCTGACCATCCTGGAGACATCGACCAGCTCGTTTGAGCACAAGTGGATGGTTATCCAGACACTAACACGCATCTGTGCAGGTGCAAATCCACTGACACAAGCATTTCTCAACTTAAAACTGAAGTAGTACTGTTCATCAAGCTGTTAAAGTgatggctttttttcatttagacaTAGCGGACTTACGTATGTTAATGTTACTTACAGCTTTATTGACATGGCCAATGGATAGAGCTACATGCTTGTGCCAAATTTGGCAAATGATGTGATGGGAGAAAagggttttttgttttcttacaggCTGCATCATCGATCAATTATAGTTTTCTGAGTAAGCAGGAAGATCACTTCTCCCCTCCGTGCCAATCTACTGTAGACACGTTGTTTTATAATGTCTGACATTGCCCAGGCATAGAAGACTAAGACATTGGCTCATTTATTATGGATGGAACGTATGTAAATATGAGGAGGGAGACAACTGTGGTTGTATGTAGATTATTTTCAAAGGATTTAAGATCTTTTTCATTGACAAAGCTGACAAGAGAATAATCTCAACAACTGTCTATGCAGGAAAACCTTTTGCATGGATATGAGAAGTGCTGCAAGTCAAGTCACTATTGTAGTTACTACATCACTTCTACAGTGTAGTGTTTATTCTTAAGAAATTCATTTTATTGAATAcaatttatgacatttttggcATACCTTTCTCTCCCCCCAGATGCCCAGTGTGTGGTTGACATCTACGTGAACTATGACTGTGACTTGAATGCAGCCAACATCTTTGAGCGCCTTGTCAACGACCTGTCTAAGATTGCTCAGGGCAGGAGTGGTCAGGAGCTTGGGATGACTCCTCTGCAGGTAGATGTGTACTCAGGGACTCAATGTTGCATATTGTAAGGAGCAACATAGGAgcagaagtttaaaaaataaaaataggttaTCTTTCTGGTCAATGACAGACAATGAGTTCTCAGTGtttcatatttataatttaaatccTAGTTATTACTTTGTTCACTAAACACATCTCTAAAACTATAAGCGCCTAGTTGTAATGTTACAAAGGGGGAGGCAAGAATCTTTTGGCCATAGTTTCATACgtcatgttttgtgtgtaacatgccgtatgtgaatgtgtgtgactgtgtaaaTGAACAGGGTGGTTCTATATTAATTCACAGGAACTGAGCCTACGTAAGAAGGGTTTGGAGTGTCTGGTGTCCATCCTCAAATGTATGGTGGAGTGGAGCAAAGACATGTATGTCAATCCAAACCTTCAAGCTAACCTTGGTAAGTGTGTagtgtacagtaaatatgtgaATAATGCAAAGGAGAGTGGGGCAAGTCTAAACATATCATTATTATCTGAAGGCCAGGAACATCCATCTGATAGTGAGGGAGGAGAGCTGAAGCTCCCAGATCCTCTGGCAGGACGTCGAGACAGCATCAGTTCGCTAGACTCCACCGTCTCCTCCATCGCCGCGGTTTCCCAGGCAGACCATCCGGAGCAGTACGAGGTTATCAAACAGCAGAAGGACATCATCGAGCACGGCATTGAACTGTGAGAACTTTTTCCTCAACCTGGTTAGGGTCACTTAGGATTAGCCTTTATCACTGGAACAGTCAACAGTTTCTCCTttatacttaattttttttgttgttgtttaggaTAGATGAACATTGAggttttcctcttttctctttccagtTTTAACAAGAAGCCGAAGCGAGGTATTCAGTACCTGCAGGACCAGGGTATGCTGGGTTCCACAGCCGAGGACATTGCCCAGTTCCTACACCAGGAGGACCGACTGGACACTGTGAGGGATTTCCCAAACTTAAAATATACAGCACTTTGTGTGTTCTCAATAAACATAACTGTTTATTCACGGTAGCAATCCTACCAACTGCTTTATTTCTGCGCCCACAGACCCAAGTGGGAGAGTTTGTGGGCGAGAACATCAAGTTCAACAAAGAAGTGATGTACTGTTATGTGGACCAGTTGGACTTTTGTGGACGGGACTTTGTTTCGGCACTCCGAGCGTTCCTGGAAGGCTTCAGGCTGCCTGGTGAGGCCCAGAAGATTGACAGGCTGATGGAGAAGTTTGCTGCTCGATACTTGGAGTGCAACCAGGGGTAAGACCCACTTTAgatttccttttgaaaaataaaggctgatttatggttctgcgtTAAATCAATGGGGTTACGTATCTAAAAACGTGGGAATACCGACCTTTCTCCGGTTCTCTTTCTCCTTAAACAACATgtaatcaaggagagggttaacttttcctacTTCCGATTTCCCACTGTGGTCAAGAAAGGCAaaggagacactttgtttctcctgCTATGCCGCTCTAGTGTcctcgctccgaagctaatcccCGTCACTCTCTCACGCGCTCAACTACACACTCCCAACACACGCACAAGCCGGCCCTGCTATGTGCTTAGAGATTGATGCACACACCAACGTACAAGTATTAACTTTGGGCCACTTGCGTAGGCTACGGCCAAAGCTTCTGCAAAACCATAAATCAGCCTTAAAAGACCACAGAtaggtgttttttattttcagtcacAGAAGTTTAcgtttgattaaaaagaaaacaacgtACTAACCATTGCCCCAATGTGTGTTCTCTTTTGCAGCCAGACTCTGTTTGCCAGTGCAGATACTGCCTACGTGCTGGCTTACTCCATCATTATGCTTACCACAGACCTGCACAGTCCTCAGGTTAGAACTGTGGACTGTTTTATGTCCTGTCACTCTCATCACCTTAATCTCTATATGTGGGCCATGGCATCATCCAGGATGCAAGAGTATCTTGTCTTTCTGGGAAAGTTTGGGAAAAGCAGGTGTAAAATATGgcacactgagagagagagggagagcgagagagagagacaatgagaCCACTTTGACAGCAGTCAagaattttttttcagtaaaattaaatatgcatgcatacttacatacatcaccacagaaagacaaaagagcAGCAGCGACAGTCTTTTTCCTCTACACTAATGTACCTGCCTGTTTCCCTCAGTAGCTTTTTGCTTTCAGCTTCACCTGTTTTCATAATAATATAGTAAAAATAGTTAAAACTTAATCCCCgccacattacatttttatttttgctccaCTGCTTCCCAGACATCTGCAGTGTGCATCAAATTAGGAAATCAGGTGAACTGTGGCTGGATTCATTCATGTCTGCAGTTTAGTAATTACCCTGCTTAATATTGAAGTGTTTTCTTCACCCTGGCAGTAATTTGCAGCAGGCCTAGTAAATACCCCCAGTGTataaaaaccaaacaatgaTAAGAGCTAACACCTGAGTATGGCAAGACATTAGGCatcttatttgtgtgttttttttaatttttaaataggCAATGCTTGAATAGCTCAGCAGGAAATGTTTTCCACTGTGTCCCATTTCTTTACACCCAATTTCCTCCCTTTTTAATTAAGCACTCCAACTGCCTTTCTCGATCTTCTTCATTCATGTAGGTGAAGAACAAGATGACAAAGGAGCAATACATCAAGATGAATCGCGGTATTAACGACAGTAAGGACCTCCCTGAAGAGTATCTATCTTCCATTTATGATGAGATTGCAGGCAAGAAGATTGCCATGAAGGAGAGCAAAGAGTACTCAATCACCCCAAAGTCCACCAAGCAGAGTGAGTACTTGTCTCCATTCATTCTGTCAGCATAACTCTCTGAAATAAAAGTTTTCTCTGAAGTTAGCTTCTGTCAGACACTggctggtttaaaaaaaaaaagaagaagaagaaaggcaaCCGACTGTTGATGTATCACATTGGTATCCTCTTGGCTCAGGATCTTCCTGACACTATTCACTGTTTGCTGAAAAACATCAGAAACCTTTATGTTCTCCTCCCTGCAGGTGTACCCAGTGAGAAGCAGCGGCGTCTGCTGTACAACATGGAGATGGAGCAGATGGCAAAGACCGCTAAAGCTCTGATGGAGGCCGTCAGCCACGCTCAGGCTCCCTTCTTCAGTGCTACACACCTGGAGCATGTCAGGCCCATGTTCAAGGTGCTACTTTTTACTCtgttaatttcctttacatTCATGATTAGATTGATCAAGATCTTTAAACACAGGAATATATATTATAACCAAAGAGCCAAACTGTTGCGCCAACATAGTGGTTTGTctaccttttaaaaatgtacacatgccaataatttgtttatgttgtaGCTGGCCTGGACCCCCTTGCTGGCAGCGTTCAGCGTGGGACTGCAGGACTGTGACGACCCAGAGGTAGCTTCACTGTGTCTGGAGGGCATTCGATGTGCCATCAGGATCGCCTGCATCTTCAGCATGCAGGTCTACTgatcttttacacacacattgagcCTGATGtctacattacattattatatcACATGAACAGGACATTGGCTCAGTGTTCTCAATGTTTAAAACCTTCCTATCTGTAGTTGGAGCGAGACGCATACGTCCAAGCCTTGGCCCGATTCACCCTGCTGACAGCCAGTTCCAGCATCACAGAGATGAAGCAGAAGAACATTGACACCATCAAGACCCTGATCACTGTGGCCCACACAGACGGAAACTACCTGGGCAACTCCTGGCATGAGGTGACTACCTATTAACAGAAGTTATGAGCAGTTGTAGCACAGGGAAAACGTATTGTTGATACAGTTATAACAGTAACCAGTTATCAGATAACATACACTCAGCTGCAAATTTGTTAGATACACCTAAAacaaactaatgcagtctaatacaacagcACTGCAATATATACTCACTCCATGGATGTTCAGTTTTAATTTGATCTTGCCagtgtttacttttttgggCCTTTTGCCAGTGGATTGGTAAATATGATTATAAAATTTATTTTGGGGCATATTTTTTCTTATGTAACCTAGATGGCTTAGTCACTTATATTTGCGTATTAACATTAGACAAACATAAGAAGAAGTCGCATTTCTTGCATTTTGAATCTAAAAATAGAATATTTGAAAGTGCCAATATCACTGTTGGTCAACTTTTATCGCAAAAGATAGGTTGTGAGATGCTTAATAAATTGGGGCCTTGGTAAATTGTATTCTTGCATCCCAAGGAAAATACCTCAAACTTTAGAGATGTATAATAAAGATACTAATTTAAGATCactaatttatgtttttgttaaggATGTATTTTTCATATAAACTGGATAAAAATGGTACATAGTTCAGTGAATCTAttctaaaattaataaaacagacaaCCCATAGACATTATTTGTGTTGTAGATCTTGAGGTGCATCAGTCAGCTGGAGCTTGCCCAGTTGATTGGCACAGGGGTAAAGACGCGCTACATCTCAGGGGTGGTCCGGGACAAGGAGACTGGCATCAAGGGCTTACCCTCTGGCACAGAGGAGTTTATGCCCCTGGGCCTAGGTAAGAGACAAACACAATTTAACTCCTGACTCTTAAAATCATCTATAATGTTTCTCTATGTTGAGGATTCTTATCAAAAGACAAGTTACTGTTGTGCTTCTACAGTAATAGCTGGTATTTACTTTTTCAAGCCACTGAATATCACATATTAACTCCAAAGCAGCtattgtttaatgtaaaaacaatgtctttctttgtgaaaaaaacagtctTAATTAGATATAGAAGCACACACGCATGCCACATTAATACCTTATTCACTTTGTTGTTAAAAGTTGTGATGGATGAATGTATATATtagtttgtgtaaaatgtgtttaatggtgAAGGTAACCTGGTGGGAAGTCAAGACAAGAGACAGATGGCTCACATCCAGGAGTCAGTAGGAGAGACCAGCTCTCAGAGTGTGGTGGTAGCCGTGGACCGGTAAGACAAAATGCCCCTAAAAGTACTCTGATACAGGACATTAATGATAAACAATAATAGcattatctactgtatatacgCCCCATATAATGAATGAAGATTTCTATTCCATACAGGTACTAACGCTGCTTTTATATTTGCAGGATCTTCACTGGTTCAACAAGGCTAGATGGAAATGCAATTGGTGAGTGTGGCCTACAATATCTCTGTTTATGTATGTCACAAAGAAAGAAGTTATTTATCGTGTGTTGCTGTTTAATGGTGTCCAGTGGACTTTGTGCGGTGGCTGTGTGCGGTGTCCATGGATGAGTTGGCCTCAGCACACCAGGCGAGGATGTTCAGCTTGCAAAAGATTGTGGAAATCTCCTACTATAACATGAACCGCATCAGGCTGCAGTGGTCTCGAATTTGGCAGGTCATAGGAGACCACTTCAACAAGGTTagtaacaaaaagtagaaaataaagCTTGAGCTACAGTGACTCCCTGCTGCTATGTGCACTTAGTTTTGTCCTGTATTGCCTCATTCAGGATTTATTACCGCTTAAGGGACATACGAAGGCTCGTTAATTATGTCTAGACATAATGACATTgtatgcaacacacacacatggtcatttattttgatgtacTAAGTTGGGGCATGTTTTGTCATAAGAATATACAAAATATCAAGTCTACCCAATTCGCCTAAAATAAAGGATTGCACTGACCTTTACTGAGCTTTTCATTTATCATTTCACTAAAAATACAGATGAatagtttacaaaaaaaaacagatccaaaCATAGCGGAAATAGTGCATCAATAAAACACTTTTAGATCCATCTCTCTATAATTATTTTGTGCAGTCAGTGAATATTTGACAGATTTTCACCAAATGGCCAGAAATGCATCTCTAGATGAATACTTATGTTGCTCTGTATCAACTATATTCAGTAGCCTTCTGCGCTGACCCCATGTGACCCAAATACAATCAACTCATGTTAAGTTCAATTAAAGTAgagtatacagtacacacacggACCAAACTGTCTTGGAAAGAAACAACTCATCTATTTAAGTAAACTAAATTCACTGCATTACTGAGCTCTGCTCCTGGCTGTCTTTCTCCAGGTGGGCTGTAACCCCAATGAGGATGTAGCCATCTTCGCTGTGGACTCACTGAGGCAGCTTTCCATGAAGTTCTTGGAGAAAGGGGAGCTGGCCAACTTCCGCTTCCAGAAAGACTTCCTTAGGCCTTTTGAGCACATCATGAAGAAGAACAGGTAATGTATTGTAATATGGCCAGATGGGGATGGGAGACTGTACTCTCTAAAAGTGGTCTAGTAAATCGCTACAGGGTAATAGGAGTAAGAATGGTTAGGAATAGTGGAGCACTAATGGGTTGTATACACAAGGTACCCCCGGGGTCTTAATTTTCTAACAAATAAGGCCTTAAAAGTATTAGATTTTCTTTACTAAGGtcttccttttttgtattttgtaggatttaataaatactgtaatataaatACGTATGTTGTGTGGGTaaggttttaatttaatttattttatatgttttgtttcataGAATTAAAGCTTGAAATGTGACAGatgtttacaaaaaacacctcataaaaatgttttgttaaattagGTAACATTACTTTGTAAATCGTTTTTCTCTCAGTCTTAAACTCAACACTTATTTTCCATTATATGGCTGTGAAGTTGGCATTCAATTCCATCCTAGGTGTTATTAAAAAGGTCTTCAATTTAGCTTGGCAAATTCTGGGTGGTACCGTGCTACAGAAGATATAAAGAGAGTGTGTTTTTCACAGCATTGCACCATATTAACACCGCCCCTCTTCCCCAGGTCCCCCACAATAAGAGACATGGTGATCAGGTGTGTGGCTCAGATGGTGAACTCCCAGGCGGCTAACATCCGTTCAGGTTGGAAGAACATCTTCTCAGTGTTTCACCAGGCGGCCTCCGACCACGATGAAACCATAGTAGAGCTTGCCTTCCAGACCACTGGGCACATTGTCAGTGAGTATGACTGCAGGTCTTTCCTCAGGGCGGCCATTTTGGCTCCgatgattaaaataaacaaatgacagaGACAACTGTTTAGCTGAAAGCGAGATGGATTTGTATAAGAGTGGGAGAATTAATGGCAGGGAAGATTTAACCAACCAATCAttcttgttttcttattttctttccctctcttcatcACTCTTTCCTCAGTGAACACCTTCCAGCAGCACTTTGCAGCTGCTATCGATTCGTTCCAAGATGCAGTGAAGTGCCTGTCTGAGTTTGTGTGCAACGCAGCTTTTCCTGACACCAGCATGGAGGCTATCAGACTCATACGACACTGCGCTAAATACGTCTCAGAAAGGCCACAGGTCGGAACAACGGAAATGTTACTACATCGGTTCAATGAAATGACAATTGTTTAACAAGATAAATGGTTAATGGCTTGTATCTATCATTTGCAAACAGCACTAATatagtttcttaaaaaaataacaatgtagtATTACACTTCGTGTGTCCCTGTCCAGGCCCTGAGGGAATACACCAGTGATGACATGAATGTTGCCCCCGGTGATCGGGTGTGGGTTCGCGGCTGGTTTCCCATTCTGTTTGAGCTCTCTTGTATCATCAACCGCTGCAAGCTAGATGTCCGGACCAGGTAGAAAAACAGCTCAGTGTGGAGTATAGCTCAAACTGACAATTCACTGTGGGGACTCTAGTTCACATTTTTGCACACTTTTAGCTTCACCTTTCAACTCCAGTGGTTAGTCCTTCCCTTGGGCGTTACCTGCCCCGATTTGTTACAAAGACAAAACGTATGAAAATAAGTGAAGTCAACAAACGAAATGTGatctaacacaaaaaaaacatgcagc
This window encodes:
- the arfgef2 gene encoding brefeldin A-inhibited guanine nucleotide-exchange protein 2 isoform X3; amino-acid sequence: MQQQQHRPLQQLQLQQQQQQQQQSKAENSKTKSMFLSRALEKILSDKEVKRNQNSQLRKACQVALDEIKAELEKQKDGSVVPPRANYIEADKYVLPFELACQSKSPRIVSTSLDCLQKLIAYGHITGNAPDSRTPGKRLIDRLMETVCNCFQGPQTDEGVQLQIIKALLTAVTSPHIEIHEGTVLLTVRTCYNIYLASRNLINQTTAKATLTQMLNVIFTRMENQAALEAQEQEKDRLRLPQQNPSPVPGNRRSGSSRSDQTPTPEFQQSLSPAASSPDLTTTNPTSSTPPPSAPNLDQDQAPDTPTVNGEPESGNAPSDGGAEQITTSRDSAFEDDDVATPPTAAEPAEEGDIPESSPNPADSAATAGEEGEQQPTQIHSGDEHPAHTVDEQTEVAPPGVRTEGQHMNGIIEDRSSVSSTDMLDAEALQGPHGAARFSHILQKDAFLVFRSLCKLSMKPLAEGPPDPKSHELRSKIVSLQLLLSVLQGAGPVFRTHEMFVNAIKQYLCVALSKNGVSSVPEVFELSLAIFLTLLSHFKVHLKMQIEVFFREIFLTILETSTSSFEHKWMVIQTLTRICADAQCVVDIYVNYDCDLNAANIFERLVNDLSKIAQGRSGQELGMTPLQELSLRKKGLECLVSILKCMVEWSKDMYVNPNLQANLGQEHPSDSEGGELKLPDPLAGRRDSISSLDSTVSSIAAVSQADHPEQYEVIKQQKDIIEHGIELFNKKPKRGIQYLQDQGMLGSTAEDIAQFLHQEDRLDTTQVGEFVGENIKFNKEVMYCYVDQLDFCGRDFVSALRAFLEGFRLPGEAQKIDRLMEKFAARYLECNQGQTLFASADTAYVLAYSIIMLTTDLHSPQVKNKMTKEQYIKMNRGINDSKDLPEEYLSSIYDEIAGKKIAMKESKEYSITPKSTKQSVPSEKQRRLLYNMEMEQMAKTAKALMEAVSHAQAPFFSATHLEHVRPMFKLAWTPLLAAFSVGLQDCDDPEVASLCLEGIRCAIRIACIFSMQLERDAYVQALARFTLLTASSSITEMKQKNIDTIKTLITVAHTDGNYLGNSWHEILRCISQLELAQLIGTGVKTRYISGVVRDKETGIKGLPSGTEEFMPLGLGNLVGSQDKRQMAHIQESVGETSSQSVVVAVDRIFTGSTRLDGNAIVDFVRWLCAVSMDELASAHQARMFSLQKIVEISYYNMNRIRLQWSRIWQVIGDHFNKVGCNPNEDVAIFAVDSLRQLSMKFLEKGELANFRFQKDFLRPFEHIMKKNRSPTIRDMVIRCVAQMVNSQAANIRSGWKNIFSVFHQAASDHDETIVELAFQTTGHIVMNTFQQHFAAAIDSFQDAVKCLSEFVCNAAFPDTSMEAIRLIRHCAKYVSERPQALREYTSDDMNVAPGDRVWVRGWFPILFELSCIINRCKLDVRTRGLTVMFEIMKSYGHTFEKHWWHDLFRIVFRIFDNMKLPEQQTEKHEWMTTTCNHALYAICDVFTQFYEPLSEILLVDIFTQLQWCVRQDNEQLARSGTNCLENLVILNGEKFSPEVWNITCSCMLEIFQNTSPHALLTWRPAGQEEETTDGKHFDADFDNLSQSSYDRAMSERGHSQMSSDDTWKGKSNARVSDQKLFAGLLIKCVVQLELIQTIDNIVFYPSTSKKEDAENMAAAQRDALEESEAEAGEARSDQGMYRHMTSAHLFKLLDCLLESHTFAKDFNSYNEQRTALWRAGFKGKSKPNLLKQETSSLACSLRILFRMYSDLQLQDSWPDIQTRLLLVCSEALAYFISLTSESHREAWNSLLMLLLTRTLRLPDDKFKPHASCYYPHLCEMMQFDLIPELRAVLRRFFLRIGSVFNIAAPEGTPARTLTS
- the arfgef2 gene encoding brefeldin A-inhibited guanine nucleotide-exchange protein 2 isoform X1: MQQQQHRPLQQLQLQQQQQQQQQSKAENSKTKSMFLSRALEKILSDKEVKRNQNSQLRKACQVALDEIKAELEKQKDGSVVPPRANYIEADKYVLPFELACQSKSPRIVSTSLDCLQKLIAYGHITGNAPDSRTPGKRLIDRLMETVCNCFQGPQTDEGVQLQIIKALLTAVTSPHIEIHEGTVLLTVRTCYNIYLASRNLINQTTAKATLTQMLNVIFTRMENQAALEAQEQEKDRLRLPQQNPSPVPGNRRSGSSRSDQTPTPEFQQSLSPAASSPDLTTTNPTSSTPPPSAPNLDQDQAPDTPTVNGEPESGNAPSDGGAEQITTSRDSAFEDDDVATPPTAAEPAEEGDIPESSPNPADSAATAGEEGEQQPTQIHSGTVDEHPAHTVDEQTEVAPPGVRTEGQHMNGIIEDRSSVSSTDMLDAEALQGPHGAARFSHILQKDAFLVFRSLCKLSMKPLAEGPPDPKSHELRSKIVSLQLLLSVLQGAGPVFRTHEMFVNAIKQYLCVALSKNGVSSVPEVFELSLAIFLTLLSHFKVHLKMQIEVFFREIFLTILETSTSSFEHKWMVIQTLTRICADAQCVVDIYVNYDCDLNAANIFERLVNDLSKIAQGRSGQELGMTPLQELSLRKKGLECLVSILKCMVEWSKDMYVNPNLQANLGQEHPSDSEGGELKLPDPLAGRRDSISSLDSTVSSIAAVSQADHPEQYEVIKQQKDIIEHGIELFNKKPKRGIQYLQDQGMLGSTAEDIAQFLHQEDRLDTTQVGEFVGENIKFNKEVMYCYVDQLDFCGRDFVSALRAFLEGFRLPGEAQKIDRLMEKFAARYLECNQGQTLFASADTAYVLAYSIIMLTTDLHSPQVKNKMTKEQYIKMNRGINDSKDLPEEYLSSIYDEIAGKKIAMKESKEYSITPKSTKQSVPSEKQRRLLYNMEMEQMAKTAKALMEAVSHAQAPFFSATHLEHVRPMFKLAWTPLLAAFSVGLQDCDDPEVASLCLEGIRCAIRIACIFSMQLERDAYVQALARFTLLTASSSITEMKQKNIDTIKTLITVAHTDGNYLGNSWHEILRCISQLELAQLIGTGVKTRYISGVVRDKETGIKGLPSGTEEFMPLGLGNLVGSQDKRQMAHIQESVGETSSQSVVVAVDRIFTGSTRLDGNAIVDFVRWLCAVSMDELASAHQARMFSLQKIVEISYYNMNRIRLQWSRIWQVIGDHFNKVGCNPNEDVAIFAVDSLRQLSMKFLEKGELANFRFQKDFLRPFEHIMKKNRSPTIRDMVIRCVAQMVNSQAANIRSGWKNIFSVFHQAASDHDETIVELAFQTTGHIVMNTFQQHFAAAIDSFQDAVKCLSEFVCNAAFPDTSMEAIRLIRHCAKYVSERPQALREYTSDDMNVAPGDRVWVRGWFPILFELSCIINRCKLDVRTRGLTVMFEIMKSYGHTFEKHWWHDLFRIVFRIFDNMKLPEQQTEKHEWMTTTCNHALYAICDVFTQFYEPLSEILLVDIFTQLQWCVRQDNEQLARSGTNCLENLVILNGEKFSPEVWNITCSCMLEIFQNTSPHALLTWRPAGQEEETTDGKHFDADFDNLSQSSYDRAMSERGHSQMSSDDTWKGKSNARVSDQKLFAGLLIKCVVQLELIQTIDNIVFYPSTSKKEDAENMAAAQRDALEESEAEAGEARSDQGMYRHMTSAHLFKLLDCLLESHTFAKDFNSYNEQRTALWRAGFKGKSKPNLLKQETSSLACSLRILFRMYSDLQLQDSWPDIQTRLLLVCSEALAYFISLTSESHREAWNSLLMLLLTRTLRLPDDKFKPHASCYYPHLCEMMQFDLIPELRAVLRRFFLRIGSVFNIAAPEGTPARTLTS
- the arfgef2 gene encoding brefeldin A-inhibited guanine nucleotide-exchange protein 2 isoform X2, producing the protein MQQQQHRPLQQLQLQQQQQQQQQSKAENSKTKSMFLSRALEKILSDKEVKRNQNSQLRKACQVALDEIKAELEKQKDGSVVPPRANYIEADKYVLPFELACQSKSPRIVSTSLDCLQKLIAYGHITGNAPDSRTPGKRLIDRLMETVCNCFQGPQTDEGVQLQIIKALLTAVTSPHIEIHEGTVLLTVRTCYNIYLASRNLINQTTAKATLTQMLNVIFTRMENQAALEAQEQEKDRLRLPQQNPSPVPGNRRSGSSRSDQTPTPEFQQSLSPAASSPDLTTTNPTSSTPPPSAPNLDQDQAPDTPTVNGEPESGNAPSDGGAEQITTSRDSAFEDDDVATPPTAAEPAEEGDIPESSPNPADSAATAGEEGEQQPTQIHSGTDEHPAHTVDEQTEVAPPGVRTEGQHMNGIIEDRSSVSSTDMLDAEALQGPHGAARFSHILQKDAFLVFRSLCKLSMKPLAEGPPDPKSHELRSKIVSLQLLLSVLQGAGPVFRTHEMFVNAIKQYLCVALSKNGVSSVPEVFELSLAIFLTLLSHFKVHLKMQIEVFFREIFLTILETSTSSFEHKWMVIQTLTRICADAQCVVDIYVNYDCDLNAANIFERLVNDLSKIAQGRSGQELGMTPLQELSLRKKGLECLVSILKCMVEWSKDMYVNPNLQANLGQEHPSDSEGGELKLPDPLAGRRDSISSLDSTVSSIAAVSQADHPEQYEVIKQQKDIIEHGIELFNKKPKRGIQYLQDQGMLGSTAEDIAQFLHQEDRLDTTQVGEFVGENIKFNKEVMYCYVDQLDFCGRDFVSALRAFLEGFRLPGEAQKIDRLMEKFAARYLECNQGQTLFASADTAYVLAYSIIMLTTDLHSPQVKNKMTKEQYIKMNRGINDSKDLPEEYLSSIYDEIAGKKIAMKESKEYSITPKSTKQSVPSEKQRRLLYNMEMEQMAKTAKALMEAVSHAQAPFFSATHLEHVRPMFKLAWTPLLAAFSVGLQDCDDPEVASLCLEGIRCAIRIACIFSMQLERDAYVQALARFTLLTASSSITEMKQKNIDTIKTLITVAHTDGNYLGNSWHEILRCISQLELAQLIGTGVKTRYISGVVRDKETGIKGLPSGTEEFMPLGLGNLVGSQDKRQMAHIQESVGETSSQSVVVAVDRIFTGSTRLDGNAIVDFVRWLCAVSMDELASAHQARMFSLQKIVEISYYNMNRIRLQWSRIWQVIGDHFNKVGCNPNEDVAIFAVDSLRQLSMKFLEKGELANFRFQKDFLRPFEHIMKKNRSPTIRDMVIRCVAQMVNSQAANIRSGWKNIFSVFHQAASDHDETIVELAFQTTGHIVMNTFQQHFAAAIDSFQDAVKCLSEFVCNAAFPDTSMEAIRLIRHCAKYVSERPQALREYTSDDMNVAPGDRVWVRGWFPILFELSCIINRCKLDVRTRGLTVMFEIMKSYGHTFEKHWWHDLFRIVFRIFDNMKLPEQQTEKHEWMTTTCNHALYAICDVFTQFYEPLSEILLVDIFTQLQWCVRQDNEQLARSGTNCLENLVILNGEKFSPEVWNITCSCMLEIFQNTSPHALLTWRPAGQEEETTDGKHFDADFDNLSQSSYDRAMSERGHSQMSSDDTWKGKSNARVSDQKLFAGLLIKCVVQLELIQTIDNIVFYPSTSKKEDAENMAAAQRDALEESEAEAGEARSDQGMYRHMTSAHLFKLLDCLLESHTFAKDFNSYNEQRTALWRAGFKGKSKPNLLKQETSSLACSLRILFRMYSDLQLQDSWPDIQTRLLLVCSEALAYFISLTSESHREAWNSLLMLLLTRTLRLPDDKFKPHASCYYPHLCEMMQFDLIPELRAVLRRFFLRIGSVFNIAAPEGTPARTLTS